From one Saccharomyces cerevisiae S288C chromosome XVI, complete sequence genomic stretch:
- the APL4 gene encoding AP-1 complex subunit gamma (Gamma-adaptin; large subunit of the clathrin-associated protein (AP-1) complex; binds clathrin; involved in vesicle mediated transport), with the protein MGSSLRSFIKDVRGAKTLADERAIITKQSAKIRTKLRDDHLPHEKRRVNIQKLLYLYILGEKTHFGQVESINLIASDDFVDKRLGYLAATLLLDESEDLLTLLTNMLNNDLHHPNKYAVSLALTSLGFLSSPELARDLYPDVENIIKNSRDPFLLKKALQCAAKLIFKDVSLLEIFNIEDITKILSSHSICTHGVLLGVTKIIQSILLIGLNRKKDEDEDEDGIDYSNDILSPLSLLLRDFFIRLENMNSKNIEPGYDVQGICDPFLQCEIIYTLKLYFQVGELLNSNNVLDYKDNFCDLLTRIATNTDSTKNSGQAILYETVKTIFSLDLNQPLRVLGINILAKFLAGKDNNTKYVSLNTLLKVVPQEPTAVQRHRKFISHCLQDTDVSIRMRALELSFAILDDSNLVELVNELMKFLAKQDEDSKDLIIYTIDHLIDTFDTRVVKDESWKLDVFFNILKLVGSFINYEKINDILIIINNTSQLSDKSEFLRKMLTISLNGTSAEISEENIGWQLVLIWCIGEYGDLVLNEGNKNGADIINESSITDYLLTLQELYTATNLKIINYILTAALKLSVRFHDAKNIEKLRQLILSYTDSTDLSLQMKSNQYEIFFNQSISVKKIILETMPKFEKITEEQDNGKALSKNLISNEPVDLLSDLLGEDSKAESKASTGDNVKPIDILEEIFGEKNDIAQVPKNANKEESINHSSAVEANSGVTLPLDANKIYDSSSLNVYASLLSANSGLAHLDLYFQAKSLISDLKTFCAVPKAQKLTLGQLYPSSTINASQICKQSLKISGSGKLKLRVKLDFHLNGSSSITNEQFDHKFDETL; encoded by the coding sequence ATGGGCTCTTCGTTGAGAAGCTTTATCAAAGACGTTCGTGGTGCCAAAACACTGGCAGATGAAAGGGCAATTATAACGAAACAATCTGCTAAAATTAGGACAAAATTGAGAGATGACCATCTACCACATGAAAAAAGGCGAGTAAATATCCAGAAACTTCTGTATCTATACATTCTAGGGGAAAAGACACATTTCGGTCAGGTGGAGTCTATCAATTTAATTGCTTCTGACGATTTTGTCGATAAAAGATTAGGCTATCTGGCCGCAACTTTATTGTTGGACGAATCTGAAGATTTATTGACACTCTTAACGAACATGTTGAACAACGATTTGCATCATCCCAACAAATATGCAGTGTCACTTGCACTAACCTCATTAGGCTTTTTGAGCTCCCCTGAATTAGCCAGAGATTTATACCCAGACGTcgaaaatatcatcaaaaattcaagagaCCCTTTCCTCTTGAAAAAAGCGCTTCAATGTGCTGCCAAActaattttcaaagacgTTTCACTTTTAGAAATCTTCAACATCGAAGACATTACTAAGATATTGTCTAGTCATTCAATATGTACTCACGGTGTACTTTTAGGCGTTACGAAAATCATACAATCTATTTTGTTAATTGGATtgaacagaaaaaaagatgaggatgaagatgaagacgGTATTGATTACAGCAATGACATCTTGTCTCCATTATCTTTACTTTTGCgtgattttttcattcgtttggaaaatatgaattctaaaaatattgaacCTGGATATGATGTCCAAGGTATTTGTGACCCATTTCTGCAGTGTGAAATAATTTACACTTTAAAACTATACTTTCAAGTTGGTGAGCTCTTAAATTCGAACAATGTTTTGGACTACAAAGATAATTTCTGCGATTTATTGACTCGTATTGCGACGAATACGGATTCAACGAAAAACAGCGGACAGGCCATTCTTTATGAGACCGTGAAGACGATCTTTTCGTTGGATTTGAACCAGCCTCTACGTGTCCTTGGTATTAACATCTTGGCCAAGTTTCTTGCAGgaaaagataataatacTAAATACGTTTCATTAAACACCTTATTAAAAGTTGTTCCCCAAGAGCCTACCGCAGTACAAAGGCATAGAAAATTCATTTCTCATTGTCTGCAGGATACCGATGTGTCGATCCGCATGAGAGCGTTAGAGTTGAGCTTCGCCATCTTGGACGATTCAAATTTAGTGGAATTGGTTAACgaattgatgaaatttttggcAAAACAGGATGAAGATTCAAAAGATCTCATAATATACACTATAGATCACTTAATTGACACTTTTGATACCCGCGTTGTCAAAGATGAAAGCTGGAAATTAgatgttttctttaatatcttaAAATTAGTGGGATCGTTTATCAactatgaaaaaattaatgataTTCTAAtcataataaataatacgAGCCAGTTATCCGACAAATCTGAATTTTTACGGAAAATGCTGACAATTTCACTAAATGGAACATCAGCGGAGATTTCCGAGGAAAATATTGGTTGGCAGTTGGTTTTGATTTGGTGCATTGGCGAATATGGCGATTTAGTACTCAACGAGGGCAATAAAAATGGTGCAGACATAATCAATGAGTCATCTATTACTGATTACTTACTAACTTTGCAAGAACTCTACACAGCAACGAATCTGAAGATAATCAATTACATTTTAACAGCAGCATTAAAATTATCTGTGAGGTTCCATGACGcgaaaaatattgaaaaactaaGACAACTGATATTGAGCTACACGGATTCCACTGATTTATCACTGCAAATGAAAAGCAATCAATACgagatatttttcaatcaGTCAATTTCTGTGAAGAAGATCATTTTAGAAACAATGCctaaatttgaaaaaattaccGAGGAACAGGATAATGGAAAAGCTCTATCGAAAAACCTTATCTCCAACGAACCAGTTGATCTGCTGTCAGATTTATTGGGTGAGGATAGCAAGGCTGAAAGCAAGGCTTCTACTGGTGACAATGTGAAACCAATTGACATATTAGAAGAGATTTTTGGAGAGAAGAATGACATTGCTCAGGTGCCCAAAAATGCGAACAAGGAAGAATCAATCAATCATTCGTCGGCAGTGGAGGCAAACTCAGGTGTCACCTTACCATTGGATGCCAACAAGATATATGACAGTTCCTCACTGAATGTATATGCTTCCTTGCTCTCTGCAAACTCTGGATTAGCACATTTGGATTTATATTTTCAGGCAAAGTCTTTAATATCTGACTTAAAAACTTTCTGTGCCGTTCCTAAAGCTCAAAAGCTAACACTAGGCCAGTTATATCCATCTTCCACAATAAACGCCAGCCAAATTTGCAAGCAgtcattgaaaatttctgGATCTGGGAAACTGAAGTTAAGAGTTAAGTTGgattttcatttaaatGGCTCTTCATCTATCACCAATGAACAGTTCGATCACAAATTCGATGAAACTCTATAA
- the YOP1 gene encoding Yop1p (Reticulon-interacting protein; ER integral membrane protein involved in the generation of tubular ER morphology; promotes membrane curvature; forms tubules in vitro; regulates the ER asymmetry-induced inheritance block during ER stress; role in ER-derived peroxisomal biogenesis; interacts with Yip1p to mediate membrane traffic and with Sey1p to maintain ER morphology; facilitates lipid exchange between the ER and mitochondria; forms ER foci upon DNA replication stress) codes for MSEYASSIHSQMKQFDTKYSGNRILQQLENKTNLPKSYLVAGLGFAYLLLIFINVGGVGEILSNFAGFVLPAYLSLVALKTPTSTDDTQLLTYWIVFSFLSVIEFWSKAILYLIPFYWFLKTVFLIYIALPQTGGARMIYQKIVAPLTDRYILRDVSKTEKDEIRASVNEASKATGASVH; via the exons ATGTCCGAATATGCATCTAGTATTCACTCTCAAATGAAACAATTCGATACC AAGTACTCTGGTAATAGAATTTTACAGCaattagaaaataaaactaaTTTGCCTAAATCTTATTTAGTTGCTGGTTTAGGTTTCGCTTATCTccttttgatttttattaacGTCGGAGGTGTAGGtgaaattctttccaattttgCTGGGTTTGTGTTGCCAGCATATTTATCGTTGGTTGCTTTGAAGACACCAACGTCCACCGATGACACACAACTCTTGACCTACTGGATtgtcttttcatttttgagTGTCATTGAATTCTGGTCCAAGGCAATTCTATATTTGATTCCATTCTACTGGTTTTTGAAAACCGTTTTCTTAATCTACATTGCCTTGCCTCAAACTGGTGGCGCTAGAATGATCTATCAAAAGATCGTAGCCCCATTGACCGACAGATATATCCTAAGAGATGTTAGCAAGACAGAAAAGGATGAAATTAGAGCTTCCGTCAATGAGGCTTCTAAGGCTACAGGTGCTTCTGTTCATTAA
- the ATH1 gene encoding alpha,alpha-trehalase ATH1 (Acid trehalase required for utilization of extracellular trehalose; involved in intracellular trehalose degradation during growth recovery after saline stress) — protein sequence MKRIRSLWFNAEASYSNLNNSPSLRNKNSTGNNSRSKNYRSFSRFDLINSILLLMMLFLLAIFVTALYLTKSSRLTYSHASRAALFNPLGVISPSLGNHTLNYDPEARESSKKLYELLSDFNTAYYDDENMILGSNLFSKNTYSRQPYVANGYIGSRIPNIGFGYALDTLNFYTDAPGALNNGWPLRNHRFAGAFVSDFYCLQPKLNSTNFPELDDVGYSTVISSIPQWTNLQFSLVNDSKWFNPQNVTLDDVTNYSQNLSMKDGIVTTELDWLNSQIHVKSEIWAHRHIHPLGVVSLEISLNTDHLPSDFDSLDVNIWDILDFNTSHRTVLHSTGTDEKNNAVFMIVQPDNVPSSNCAIYSTCTVKYENSTNPINSSESFEEKDVSSNIYNVILTEDQPKIIVHKYVGIMSTEFNKNKEQQDNTNIGLAKMIALNSKGNYEKLLSSHKRAWYDLYNDAFIEIPSDSLLEMTARSSLFHLLANTRDYNVSSDRGLPVGVSGLSSDSYGGMVFWDADIWMEPALLPFFPNVAQNMNNYRNATHSQAKLNAEKYGYPGAIYPWTSGKYANCTSTGPCVDYEYHINVDVAMASFSIYLNGHEGIDDEYLRYTTWPIIKNAAQFFTAYVKYNSSLGLYETYNLTDPDEFANHINNGAFTNAGIKTLLKWATDIGNHLGEVVDPKWSEISKDIYIPRSSSNITLEYSGMNSSVEIKQADVTLMVYPLGYINDESILNNAIKDLYYYSERQSASGPAMTYPVFVAAAAGLLNHGSSSQSYLYKSVLPYLRAPFAQFSEQSDDNFLTNGLTQPAFPFLTANGGFLQSILFGLTGIRYSYEVDPDTKKINRLLRFNPIELPLLPGGIAIRNFKYMNQVLDIIIDDHNGTIVHKSGDVPIHIKIPNRSLIHDQDINFYNGSENERKPNLERRDVDRVGDPMRMDRYGTYYLLKPKQELTVQLFKPGLNARNNIAENKQITNLTAGVPGDVAFSALDGNNYTHWQPLDKIHRAKLLIDLGEYNEKEITKGMILWGQRPAKNISISILPHSEKVENLFANVTEIMQNSGNDQLLNETIGQLLDNAGIPVENVIDFDGIEQEDDESLDDVQALLHWKKEDLAKLIEQIPRLNFLKRKFVKILDNVPVSPSEPYYEASRNQSLIEILPSNRTTFTIDYDKLQVGDKGNTDWRKTRYIVVAVQGVYDDYDDDNKGATIKEIVLND from the coding sequence atgaaaagaataagatCGCTTTGGTTCAATGCGGAGGCTTCTTATTCAAACCTTAACAATTCTCCTAGTTTGAGGAACAAAAATAGTACCGGTAATAACTCTCGCTCTAAAAATTATCGTTCTTTCTCAAGGTTTGACTTGATCAACTCTATACTTTTACTGATGATGCTATTTTTATTAGCTATCTTCGTCACTGCATTATATTTAACAAAGAGTTCCAGGCTTACATACTCACATGCCTCGAGGGCTGCCCTATTTAACCCTCTGGGTGTGATATCGCCGTCATTGGGAAATCATACGTTGAACTACGATCCAGAAGCAAGGGAATCTTCTAAAAAACTTTATGAACTCCTTTCTGATTTCAACACGGCATATTATGATGATGAGAACATGATTTTGGGAAGTAACTTGTTCTCAAAGAATACATACTCGAGACAACCATATGTTGCTAACGGTTATATAGGTAGTCGTATTCCCAATATTGGGTTCGGCTATGCCTTAGACACCCTGAATTTTTACACAGACGCACCAGGCGCTTTGAATAACGGTTGGCCCTTAAGAAATCATAGATTTGCCGGTGCGTTTGTATCGGACTTTTATTGTCTACAACCAAAACTAAATTCAACAAACTTCCCAGAATTGGATGATGTAGGATATTCCACTGTCATTTCATCTATTCCACAATGGACCAATCTACAGTTCTCATTAGTGAATGATTCTAAGTGGTTCAATCCACAAAATGTTACGTTGGATGACGTAACTAATTATAGCCAAAACTTATCAATGAAGGATGGTATCGTAACTACGGAGTTAGATTGGCTAAACAGTCAAATACATGTTAAAAGTGAAATCTGGGCACATCGGCACATTCATCCACTGGGAGTGGTttctttggaaatttcCCTGAATACGGACCATTTACCTTCGGATTTTGATTCATTAGATGTTAATATATGGGATATACTTGATTTCAACACATCACATAGGACTGTTCTACATAGCACGGGAACagacgaaaaaaataatgcgGTTTTCATGATTGTTCAGCCAGATAACGTTCCATCTTCTAATTGCGCTATTTACTCAACGTGTACTGTAAAGTATGAAAATTCCACCAATCCAATAAATTCTAGTgaatcttttgaagaaaaagatgttTCTTCTAATATTTATAATGTTATTTTGACAGAGGACCAACCCAAGATAATCGTTCATAAGTATGTTGGTATTATGTCTACTGAGTTCaataagaacaaagaaCAACAAGACAATACTAATATTGGTTTGGCCAAAATGATAGCTCTAAACAGTAAAGGCAATTACGAGAAGCTTCTGTCAAGTCACAAACGTGCGTGGTATGACCTTTACAACGACGCCTTCATTGAAATTCCTTCTGACAGTCTTTTAGAAATGACAGCAAGATCGTCCCTATTCCATTTACTAGCAAATACAAGAGATTACAATGTCTCGAGCGATAGGGGTCTTCCCGTGGGAGTTTCTGGTTTGTCATCAGATTCCTATGGTGGTATGGTGTTCTGGGACGCAGATATATGGATGGAACCTGCCCTATTGCCTTTCTTCCCAAATGTGGCTCAAAATATGAATAATTACAGAAATGCTACACATTCGCAGGCAAAGTTAAATGCAGAGAAATATGGATACCCCGGAGCAATATACCCCTGGACATCTGGTAAGTACGCTAATTGTACTTCTACGGGACCTTGTGTCGATTACGAATACCATATTAACGTTGATGTCGCTATGGCCTCCTTTTCCATATACTTGAATGGACACGAAGGGATTGATGACGAGTATCTGAGATATACTACATGGCCAATTATCAAAAACGCAGCCCAATTTTTTACTGCTTATGTTAAGTACAATTCTTCCCTAGGATTGtatgaaacatataattTGACAGATCCCGACGAGTTTGCTAATCACATCAATAACGGGGCTTTCACGAATGCTGGCATTAAAACACTTCTAAAGTGGGCAACAGACATTGGCAATCATCTCGGCGAGGTCGTTGACCCCAAATGGAGTGAAATTTCCAAAGATATTTATATCCCTAGATCCTCATCTAACATCACTTTGGAATATTCTGGTATGAATAGCTCAGTGGAGATTAAACAGGCGGATGTGACTTTAATGGTTTACCCACTTGGATATATCAATGATGAATCCATATTGAACAATGCAATTAAAgatctttattattattcagAAAGACAGTCTGCGTCTGGGCCTGCAATGACATATCCGGTTTTTGTGGCCGCAGCTGCTGGTCTGCTGAATCACGGCTCTTCTTCTCAAAGTTACTTATATAAATCGGTTCTTCCATACTTACGGGCTCCTTTCGCTCAATTTAGTGAGCAATCAGACGACAACTTTTTAACAAACGGATTAACCCAGCCAGCATTCCCCTTTTTAACAGCTAACGGTGGATTTCTACAGAGCATTCTGTTTGGGTTAACAGGAATCCGATATTCTTATGAGGTTGATCCAGatactaaaaaaattaaccGTTTGTTAAGGTTCAATCCAATAGAACTACCGTTGCTCCCTGGTGGTATCGCTATTAGAAACTTCAAATATATGAACCAAGTTTTAGATATAATAATTGACGACCACAATGGTACGATTGTTCATAAATCAGGAGATGTTCCTATTCATATAAAGATACCAAACAGATCTCTAATACATGACCAGGATATCAACTTCTATAATGGTTCCGAAAACGAAAGAAAACCAAATCTAGAGCGTAGAGACGTCGACCGTGTTGGTGATCCAATGAGGATGGATAGGTATGGTACCtattatcttttaaaaCCGAAACAAGAGCTTACAGTCCAACTGTTCAAGCCTGGCTTAAACGCAAGAAACAACATAGCGGAAAATAAGCAAATAACAAACTTGACGGCCGGCGTTCCTGGTGACGTTGCATTCTCTGCTCTAGATGGGAATAATTACACGCATTGGCAACCCTTAGACAAAATTCACCGTGCGAAGCTATTGATTGATTTAGGTGAATACAACGAGAAAGAGATTACCAAGGGAATGATTCTTTGGGGGCAGAGGCCCGCAAAAAACATTTCCATATCTATTTTGCCTCATTCTGAAAAAGTCGAAAATTTATTTGCGAACGTGACAGAAATTATGCAAAATTCGGGAAATGATCAACTTCTTAATGAAACCATTGGTCAGCTTTTAGATAATGCCGGAATTCCTGTCGAGAACgttattgattttgatggCATAGAACAAGAGGATGATGAATCTTTGGATGATGTGCAAGCCTTATTGCACTGGAAGAAGGAAGACTTAGCCAAGCTAATTGAACAAATACCCAGACTTAACTttctaaaaagaaaatttgtgAAAATTCTGGATAACGTGCCAGTGAGCCCAAGTGAGCCATACTACGAAGCAAGTCGCAACCAGTCGTTAATCGAGATATTACCCAGTAATAGAACGACTTTCACTATTGATTATGATAAATTGCAGGTGGGTGATAAAGGGAACACAGATTGGAGGAAAACAAGATACATAGTTGTGGCAGTACAAGGAGTGTATGATGattatgatgatgataacaAAGGAGCTACAATCAAGGAAATTGTTCTCAATGATTAA
- a CDS encoding uncharacterized protein (hypothetical protein; SWAT-GFP and seamless-GFP fusion proteins localize to the endoplasmic reticulum, while the mCherry fusion protein localizes to the vacuole), with translation MVGIYRILASFVPLLGLLFAFHDDDMIDTVTIIKTVYETVTSTSTAPAPAATKSVSEKKLDDTKLTLQVIQTMVSCFSVGENPANMISCGLGVVILMFSLIIELINKLENDGINEPQRLYDLIKPKYVELPSNYVNEKIKTTFEPLDLYLGVNMNTSGSELNQNCLILKLGEKTALPFPGLAQQICYTKGASNEFTNYKLSDIQGNLNENSQGIANGVFQKISNIRKISGNFKSQLYQISEKITDENWDGSAVGFTAHGREKGPNKSQISVSFYRDN, from the coding sequence atggttGGTATTTACAGAATACTTGCTTCGTTCGTCCCACTCCTGGGTCTTCTTTTTGCATTCCATGATGATGACATGATAGATACTGTTACAATCATCAAAACTGTATATGAAACGGTGACATCAACTTCTACTGCACCTGCACCTGCCGCTACAAAATCTGTtagtgaaaagaaactggaTGACACTAAACTAACACTTCAAGTAATTCAAACTATGGTATCATGTTTTTCTGTAGGTGAAAATCCGGCCAATATGATATCCTGTGGGCTAGGAGTTGTAATCTTAATGTTTTCATTAATCATCGAGCTTATCAACAAGCTCGAAAATGATGGTATCAATGAACCGCAAAGGTTATATGACCTAATTAAACCAAAATACGTCGAGCTACCTTCAAATTATgtgaatgaaaaaatcaaaacaacATTTGAACCTCTCGACCTATACTTAGGAGTAAATATGAATACTTCAGGAAGTGAACTAAACCAAAACTGTTTGATTCTCAAACTTGGCGAGAAGACGGCTCTGCCTTTCCCAGGCTTGGCCCAGCAGATTTGTTATACAAAAGGCGCTTCAAATGAGTTCACAAATTATAAATTATCGGACATACAGGGCAATTTAAACGAAAACAGCCAAGGAATTGCTAATGGCGTTTTccagaaaatatcaaacaTTAGAAAAATATCAGGTAATTTTAAGTCTCAgctttatcaaatttcagaaaaaatcaCCGACGAAAATTGGGACGGTTCTGCTGTAGGCTTCACTGCTCATGGGAGAGAAAAAGGCCCAAACAAATCTCAAATATCGGTTTCATTTTATAGGGATAATTAA